One genomic window of Sardina pilchardus chromosome 15, fSarPil1.1, whole genome shotgun sequence includes the following:
- the LOC134101909 gene encoding torsin-1A-interacting protein 2-like isoform X10, protein MDSSHSVEGLDAGKDGESTEKESQDHRSSTEVKSTPSDVDSAAEDLRQMESDRAEENKAGEGGDEANTAGADVVALRPDSGDQEGLATEALHDLTATFLTSLPETVGAETVREDGEETHSVSAGQGAGGDMVVVLDGKAPNTNEQQTSAGEDGESTEKESQDHRSSTAVKSTPSAAEDLRQTESDRAEENKAGEGGDEANTAGADVAALRPDSGDQEGLATEALHDLTATFLTSLPETVGAETVREDGEETHSVSAGQGAGGDMVVVLDGKAPNTNEQQTSAGEDGESTEKESQDHRSSTAVKSTPSAAEDLRQTESDRAEENKAGEGGDEANTAGANVAALRPDSDAEIQSEDASDKTKTKTETPPAEAAPTAGCDTGDTGSRSKKPKEHEGITQTTEVEETEQRAPPTLNNQQSTQHLPVGLAIGAVLLLVFAVFVPCLWPAPEPEKPNLDKVEVFREEMAKVERSFRNQRSELWRRSRIHLQRHLKSAKPSEPVSLILVGGRKAERTLKCLAAHLAKAFSSSLNGSVLQVDGSSLANMDHDQVKLDLDNQLKDAFEGDKPAAVIHRLEELPPSSTLIFYRYCDHENAAYKDPLLAFTVLLPQDAVDPEFSISQVEEMAHSHLHDKYLTSDQPDTFDRMDVDKLSGLWSRISHLILPVNVEEHMEKGGCDWE, encoded by the exons ATGGACTCCAGTCACTCTGTTGAAG GCCTGGATGcaggaaaagatggagagagcaccGAAAAGGAATCACAAGATCATCGATCCTCCACGGAAGTGAAATCAACACCATCAG ATGTGGATTCAGCAGCAGAGGACCTGAGACAGATGGAGTCAGACAGAGCTGAAGAAAATaaagcaggagaaggaggagatgaAGCAAACACGGCAGGAGCCGATGTGGTTGCTTTAAGACCAGACTCAGGTGATCAAGAAGGACTTGCAACAGAAG CTTTACATGACCTTACAGCCACATTTCTGACTTCTCTACCGGAAACGGTAGGTGCAGAAACTGTGCgtgaagatggagaagagaCCCATTCAGTGTCTGCTGGACAAGGAGCAGGAGGTGACATGGTCGTAG TCCTGGATGGAAAGGCGCCGAACACCAATGAGCAGCAGACAAGTgctggagaggatggagagagcacCGAAAAGGAATCACAAGATCATCGATCCTCCACGGCAGTGAAATCAACACCATCAG CAGCAGAGgacctgagacagacagagtcagacagagctgaagaaaataaagcaggagaaggaggagatgaAGCAAACACGGCAGGAGCCGATGTGGCTGCTTTAAGACCAGACTCAGGTGATCAAGAAGGACTTGCAACAGAAG CTTTACATGACCTTACAGCCACATTTCTGACTTCTCTACCGGAAACGGTAGGTGCAGAAACTGTGCgtgaagatggagaagagaCCCATTCAGTGTCTGCTGGACAAGGAGCAGGAGGTGACATGGTCGTAG TCCTGGATGGAAAGGCGCCGAACACCAATGAGCAGCAGACAAGTgctggagaggatggagagagcacCGAAAAGGAATCACAAGATCATCGATCCTCCACGGCAGTGAAATCAACACCATCAG CAGCAGAGgacctgagacagacagagtcagacagagctgaagaaaataaagcaggagaaggaggagatgaAGCAAACACGGCAGGAGCCAATGTGGCTGCTTTAAGACCAGACTCAG ATGCAGAAATTCAAAGTGAAGATGcatcagacaaaacaaaaaccaaaacagAGACCCCTCCTGCAGAAGCAGCACCAACAGCAGGATGTGACACTG GTGATACCGGATCGAGAAGCAAAAAGCCTAAGGAACACGAAGGAATAACACAGACAACAGAAGTGGAAGAGACCGAACAGAGAGCTCCTCCAACactcaacaatcaacaatcaacacaacact TACCGGTGGGGCTGGCTATAGGAGCAGTGTTACTCCTGGTGTTCGCTGTGTTTGTTCCATGTCTTTGGCCCGCTCCTGAGCCAGAAAAGCCAAACCTGGACAAAGTAGAAGTGTTCCGGGAGGAGATGGCGAAGGTTGAACGGAGCTTCCGCAATCAGCGGTCAGAGCTGTGGAGGCGCAGCCGTATACACCTCCAGCGCCACCTGAAGTCCGCCAAGCCCAGCGAGCCTGTCAGCCTGATCTTGGTGGGGGGCCGAAAGGCAGAAAGGACCCTGAAGTGCCTGGCTGCACATCTGGCTAAAGCCTTCTCCTCGTCCCTCAATGGATCTGTGCTTCAGGTGGACGGTAGCAGTCTGGCCAACATGGACCACGACCAG GTGAAGCTGGACCTGGACAACCAGCTGAAAGACGCCTTTGAGGGCGACAAGCCGGCTGCCGTCATCCACCGTCTGGAAGAGCTGCCGCCGAGCTCCACGCTCATCTTCTACCGCTACTGCGACCACGAGAACGCCGCCTACAAGGATCCTCTCCTGGCCTTCACCGTGCTCCTGCCGCAGGACGCCGTGGATCCCGAGTTCAGCATCAGCCAAGTGGAAGAGATGGCGCACAGCCACCTCCACGACAAGTACCTGACCTCAGATCAGCCGGACACTTTTGACAGAATGGACGTGGACAAGCTGAGTGGGCTGTGGAGCCGCATATCCCACCTCATACTGCCTGTGAATGTGGAGGAGCACATGGAGAAAGGGGGCTGTGACTGGGAGTGA
- the LOC134101909 gene encoding torsin-1A-interacting protein 2-like isoform X9 — translation MDSSHSVEGLDAGKDGESTEKESQDHRSSTEVKSTPSDVDSAAEDLRQMESDRAEENKAGEGGDEANTAGADVVALRPDSGDQEGLATEALHDLTATFLTSLPETVGAETVREDGEETHSVSAGQGAGGDMVVVLDGKAPNTNEQQTSAGEDGESTEKESQDHRSSTAVKSTPSAAEDLRQTESDRAEENKAGEGGDEANTAGADVAALRPDSGDQEGLATEALHDLTATFLTSLPETVGAETVREDGEETHSVSAGQGAGGDMVVVLDGKAPNTNEQQTSAGEDGESTEKESQDHRSSTAVKSTPSAAEDLRQTESDRAEENKAGEGGDEANTAGANVAALRPDSADAEIQSEDASDKTKTKTETPPAEAAPTAGCDTGDTGSRSKKPKEHEGITQTTEVEETEQRAPPTLNNQQSTQHLPVGLAIGAVLLLVFAVFVPCLWPAPEPEKPNLDKVEVFREEMAKVERSFRNQRSELWRRSRIHLQRHLKSAKPSEPVSLILVGGRKAERTLKCLAAHLAKAFSSSLNGSVLQVDGSSLANMDHDQVKLDLDNQLKDAFEGDKPAAVIHRLEELPPSSTLIFYRYCDHENAAYKDPLLAFTVLLPQDAVDPEFSISQVEEMAHSHLHDKYLTSDQPDTFDRMDVDKLSGLWSRISHLILPVNVEEHMEKGGCDWE, via the exons ATGGACTCCAGTCACTCTGTTGAAG GCCTGGATGcaggaaaagatggagagagcaccGAAAAGGAATCACAAGATCATCGATCCTCCACGGAAGTGAAATCAACACCATCAG ATGTGGATTCAGCAGCAGAGGACCTGAGACAGATGGAGTCAGACAGAGCTGAAGAAAATaaagcaggagaaggaggagatgaAGCAAACACGGCAGGAGCCGATGTGGTTGCTTTAAGACCAGACTCAGGTGATCAAGAAGGACTTGCAACAGAAG CTTTACATGACCTTACAGCCACATTTCTGACTTCTCTACCGGAAACGGTAGGTGCAGAAACTGTGCgtgaagatggagaagagaCCCATTCAGTGTCTGCTGGACAAGGAGCAGGAGGTGACATGGTCGTAG TCCTGGATGGAAAGGCGCCGAACACCAATGAGCAGCAGACAAGTgctggagaggatggagagagcacCGAAAAGGAATCACAAGATCATCGATCCTCCACGGCAGTGAAATCAACACCATCAG CAGCAGAGgacctgagacagacagagtcagacagagctgaagaaaataaagcaggagaaggaggagatgaAGCAAACACGGCAGGAGCCGATGTGGCTGCTTTAAGACCAGACTCAGGTGATCAAGAAGGACTTGCAACAGAAG CTTTACATGACCTTACAGCCACATTTCTGACTTCTCTACCGGAAACGGTAGGTGCAGAAACTGTGCgtgaagatggagaagagaCCCATTCAGTGTCTGCTGGACAAGGAGCAGGAGGTGACATGGTCGTAG TCCTGGATGGAAAGGCGCCGAACACCAATGAGCAGCAGACAAGTgctggagaggatggagagagcacCGAAAAGGAATCACAAGATCATCGATCCTCCACGGCAGTGAAATCAACACCATCAG CAGCAGAGgacctgagacagacagagtcagacagagctgaagaaaataaagcaggagaaggaggagatgaAGCAAACACGGCAGGAGCCAATGTGGCTGCTTTAAGACCAGACTCAG CAGATGCAGAAATTCAAAGTGAAGATGcatcagacaaaacaaaaaccaaaacagAGACCCCTCCTGCAGAAGCAGCACCAACAGCAGGATGTGACACTG GTGATACCGGATCGAGAAGCAAAAAGCCTAAGGAACACGAAGGAATAACACAGACAACAGAAGTGGAAGAGACCGAACAGAGAGCTCCTCCAACactcaacaatcaacaatcaacacaacact TACCGGTGGGGCTGGCTATAGGAGCAGTGTTACTCCTGGTGTTCGCTGTGTTTGTTCCATGTCTTTGGCCCGCTCCTGAGCCAGAAAAGCCAAACCTGGACAAAGTAGAAGTGTTCCGGGAGGAGATGGCGAAGGTTGAACGGAGCTTCCGCAATCAGCGGTCAGAGCTGTGGAGGCGCAGCCGTATACACCTCCAGCGCCACCTGAAGTCCGCCAAGCCCAGCGAGCCTGTCAGCCTGATCTTGGTGGGGGGCCGAAAGGCAGAAAGGACCCTGAAGTGCCTGGCTGCACATCTGGCTAAAGCCTTCTCCTCGTCCCTCAATGGATCTGTGCTTCAGGTGGACGGTAGCAGTCTGGCCAACATGGACCACGACCAG GTGAAGCTGGACCTGGACAACCAGCTGAAAGACGCCTTTGAGGGCGACAAGCCGGCTGCCGTCATCCACCGTCTGGAAGAGCTGCCGCCGAGCTCCACGCTCATCTTCTACCGCTACTGCGACCACGAGAACGCCGCCTACAAGGATCCTCTCCTGGCCTTCACCGTGCTCCTGCCGCAGGACGCCGTGGATCCCGAGTTCAGCATCAGCCAAGTGGAAGAGATGGCGCACAGCCACCTCCACGACAAGTACCTGACCTCAGATCAGCCGGACACTTTTGACAGAATGGACGTGGACAAGCTGAGTGGGCTGTGGAGCCGCATATCCCACCTCATACTGCCTGTGAATGTGGAGGAGCACATGGAGAAAGGGGGCTGTGACTGGGAGTGA
- the LOC134101909 gene encoding torsin-1A-interacting protein 2-like isoform X7 — MDSSHSVEGLDAGKDGESTEKESQDHRSSTEVKSTPSDVDSAAEDLRQMESDRAEENKAGEGGDEANTAGADVVALRPDSALHDLTATFLTSLPETVGAETVREDGEETHSVSAGQGAGGDMVVVLDGKAPNTNEQQTSAGEDGESTEKESQDHRSSTAVKSTPSAAEDLRQTESDRAEENKAGEGGDEANTAGADVAALRPDSGDQEGLATEALHDLTATFLTSLPETVGAETVREDGEETHSVSAGQGAGGDMVVVLDGKAPNTNEQQTSAGEDGESTEKESQDHRSSTAVKSTPSAAEDLRQTESDRAEENKAGEGGDEANTAGANVAALRPDSGDQEGLATEADAEIQSEDASDKTKTKTETPPAEAAPTAGCDTGDTGSRSKKPKEHEGITQTTEVEETEQRAPPTLNNQQSTQHLPVGLAIGAVLLLVFAVFVPCLWPAPEPEKPNLDKVEVFREEMAKVERSFRNQRSELWRRSRIHLQRHLKSAKPSEPVSLILVGGRKAERTLKCLAAHLAKAFSSSLNGSVLQVDGSSLANMDHDQVKLDLDNQLKDAFEGDKPAAVIHRLEELPPSSTLIFYRYCDHENAAYKDPLLAFTVLLPQDAVDPEFSISQVEEMAHSHLHDKYLTSDQPDTFDRMDVDKLSGLWSRISHLILPVNVEEHMEKGGCDWE, encoded by the exons ATGGACTCCAGTCACTCTGTTGAAG GCCTGGATGcaggaaaagatggagagagcaccGAAAAGGAATCACAAGATCATCGATCCTCCACGGAAGTGAAATCAACACCATCAG ATGTGGATTCAGCAGCAGAGGACCTGAGACAGATGGAGTCAGACAGAGCTGAAGAAAATaaagcaggagaaggaggagatgaAGCAAACACGGCAGGAGCCGATGTGGTTGCTTTAAGACCAGACTCAG CTTTACATGACCTTACAGCCACATTTCTGACTTCTCTACCGGAAACGGTAGGTGCAGAAACTGTGCgtgaagatggagaagagaCCCATTCAGTGTCTGCTGGACAAGGAGCAGGAGGTGACATGGTCGTAG TCCTGGATGGAAAGGCGCCGAACACCAATGAGCAGCAGACAAGTgctggagaggatggagagagcacCGAAAAGGAATCACAAGATCATCGATCCTCCACGGCAGTGAAATCAACACCATCAG CAGCAGAGgacctgagacagacagagtcagacagagctgaagaaaataaagcaggagaaggaggagatgaAGCAAACACGGCAGGAGCCGATGTGGCTGCTTTAAGACCAGACTCAGGTGATCAAGAAGGACTTGCAACAGAAG CTTTACATGACCTTACAGCCACATTTCTGACTTCTCTACCGGAAACGGTAGGTGCAGAAACTGTGCgtgaagatggagaagagaCCCATTCAGTGTCTGCTGGACAAGGAGCAGGAGGTGACATGGTCGTAG TCCTGGATGGAAAGGCGCCGAACACCAATGAGCAGCAGACAAGTgctggagaggatggagagagcacCGAAAAGGAATCACAAGATCATCGATCCTCCACGGCAGTGAAATCAACACCATCAG CAGCAGAGgacctgagacagacagagtcagacagagctgaagaaaataaagcaggagaaggaggagatgaAGCAAACACGGCAGGAGCCAATGTGGCTGCTTTAAGACCAGACTCAGGTGATCAAGAAGGACTTGCAACAGAAG CAGATGCAGAAATTCAAAGTGAAGATGcatcagacaaaacaaaaaccaaaacagAGACCCCTCCTGCAGAAGCAGCACCAACAGCAGGATGTGACACTG GTGATACCGGATCGAGAAGCAAAAAGCCTAAGGAACACGAAGGAATAACACAGACAACAGAAGTGGAAGAGACCGAACAGAGAGCTCCTCCAACactcaacaatcaacaatcaacacaacact TACCGGTGGGGCTGGCTATAGGAGCAGTGTTACTCCTGGTGTTCGCTGTGTTTGTTCCATGTCTTTGGCCCGCTCCTGAGCCAGAAAAGCCAAACCTGGACAAAGTAGAAGTGTTCCGGGAGGAGATGGCGAAGGTTGAACGGAGCTTCCGCAATCAGCGGTCAGAGCTGTGGAGGCGCAGCCGTATACACCTCCAGCGCCACCTGAAGTCCGCCAAGCCCAGCGAGCCTGTCAGCCTGATCTTGGTGGGGGGCCGAAAGGCAGAAAGGACCCTGAAGTGCCTGGCTGCACATCTGGCTAAAGCCTTCTCCTCGTCCCTCAATGGATCTGTGCTTCAGGTGGACGGTAGCAGTCTGGCCAACATGGACCACGACCAG GTGAAGCTGGACCTGGACAACCAGCTGAAAGACGCCTTTGAGGGCGACAAGCCGGCTGCCGTCATCCACCGTCTGGAAGAGCTGCCGCCGAGCTCCACGCTCATCTTCTACCGCTACTGCGACCACGAGAACGCCGCCTACAAGGATCCTCTCCTGGCCTTCACCGTGCTCCTGCCGCAGGACGCCGTGGATCCCGAGTTCAGCATCAGCCAAGTGGAAGAGATGGCGCACAGCCACCTCCACGACAAGTACCTGACCTCAGATCAGCCGGACACTTTTGACAGAATGGACGTGGACAAGCTGAGTGGGCTGTGGAGCCGCATATCCCACCTCATACTGCCTGTGAATGTGGAGGAGCACATGGAGAAAGGGGGCTGTGACTGGGAGTGA
- the LOC134101909 gene encoding torsin-1A-interacting protein 2-like isoform X5 has product MDSSHSVEGLDAGKDGESTEKESQDHRSSTEVKSTPSDVDSAAEDLRQMESDRAEENKAGEGGDEANTAGADVVALRPDSGDQEGLATEALHDLTATFLTSLPETVGAETVREDGEETHSVSAGQGAGGDMVVVLDGKAPNTNEQQTSAGEDGESTEKESQDHRSSTAVKSTPSAAEDLRQTESDRAEENKAGEGGDEANTAGADVAALRPDSGDQEGLATEGGKHADTALQNDGAETVREDGEETHSVSAGQGAGGDMVVVLDGKAPNTNEQQTSAGEDGESTEKESQDHRSSTAVKSTPSAAEDLRQTESDRAEENKAGEGGDEANTAGANVAALRPDSGDQEGLATEADAEIQSEDASDKTKTKTETPPAEAAPTAGCDTGDTGSRSKKPKEHEGITQTTEVEETEQRAPPTLNNQQSTQHLPVGLAIGAVLLLVFAVFVPCLWPAPEPEKPNLDKVEVFREEMAKVERSFRNQRSELWRRSRIHLQRHLKSAKPSEPVSLILVGGRKAERTLKCLAAHLAKAFSSSLNGSVLQVDGSSLANMDHDQVKLDLDNQLKDAFEGDKPAAVIHRLEELPPSSTLIFYRYCDHENAAYKDPLLAFTVLLPQDAVDPEFSISQVEEMAHSHLHDKYLTSDQPDTFDRMDVDKLSGLWSRISHLILPVNVEEHMEKGGCDWE; this is encoded by the exons ATGGACTCCAGTCACTCTGTTGAAG GCCTGGATGcaggaaaagatggagagagcaccGAAAAGGAATCACAAGATCATCGATCCTCCACGGAAGTGAAATCAACACCATCAG ATGTGGATTCAGCAGCAGAGGACCTGAGACAGATGGAGTCAGACAGAGCTGAAGAAAATaaagcaggagaaggaggagatgaAGCAAACACGGCAGGAGCCGATGTGGTTGCTTTAAGACCAGACTCAGGTGATCAAGAAGGACTTGCAACAGAAG CTTTACATGACCTTACAGCCACATTTCTGACTTCTCTACCGGAAACGGTAGGTGCAGAAACTGTGCgtgaagatggagaagagaCCCATTCAGTGTCTGCTGGACAAGGAGCAGGAGGTGACATGGTCGTAG TCCTGGATGGAAAGGCGCCGAACACCAATGAGCAGCAGACAAGTgctggagaggatggagagagcacCGAAAAGGAATCACAAGATCATCGATCCTCCACGGCAGTGAAATCAACACCATCAG CAGCAGAGgacctgagacagacagagtcagacagagctgaagaaaataaagcaggagaaggaggagatgaAGCAAACACGGCAGGAGCCGATGTGGCTGCTTTAAGACCAGACTCAGGTGATCAAGAAGGACTTGCAACAGAAGGTGGAAAGCATGCAGACACAGCTTTGCAGAACGATG GTGCAGAAACTGTGCgtgaagatggagaagagaCCCATTCAGTGTCTGCTGGACAAGGAGCAGGAGGTGACATGGTCGTAG TCCTGGATGGAAAGGCGCCGAACACCAATGAGCAGCAGACAAGTgctggagaggatggagagagcacCGAAAAGGAATCACAAGATCATCGATCCTCCACGGCAGTGAAATCAACACCATCAG CAGCAGAGgacctgagacagacagagtcagacagagctgaagaaaataaagcaggagaaggaggagatgaAGCAAACACGGCAGGAGCCAATGTGGCTGCTTTAAGACCAGACTCAGGTGATCAAGAAGGACTTGCAACAGAAG CAGATGCAGAAATTCAAAGTGAAGATGcatcagacaaaacaaaaaccaaaacagAGACCCCTCCTGCAGAAGCAGCACCAACAGCAGGATGTGACACTG GTGATACCGGATCGAGAAGCAAAAAGCCTAAGGAACACGAAGGAATAACACAGACAACAGAAGTGGAAGAGACCGAACAGAGAGCTCCTCCAACactcaacaatcaacaatcaacacaacact TACCGGTGGGGCTGGCTATAGGAGCAGTGTTACTCCTGGTGTTCGCTGTGTTTGTTCCATGTCTTTGGCCCGCTCCTGAGCCAGAAAAGCCAAACCTGGACAAAGTAGAAGTGTTCCGGGAGGAGATGGCGAAGGTTGAACGGAGCTTCCGCAATCAGCGGTCAGAGCTGTGGAGGCGCAGCCGTATACACCTCCAGCGCCACCTGAAGTCCGCCAAGCCCAGCGAGCCTGTCAGCCTGATCTTGGTGGGGGGCCGAAAGGCAGAAAGGACCCTGAAGTGCCTGGCTGCACATCTGGCTAAAGCCTTCTCCTCGTCCCTCAATGGATCTGTGCTTCAGGTGGACGGTAGCAGTCTGGCCAACATGGACCACGACCAG GTGAAGCTGGACCTGGACAACCAGCTGAAAGACGCCTTTGAGGGCGACAAGCCGGCTGCCGTCATCCACCGTCTGGAAGAGCTGCCGCCGAGCTCCACGCTCATCTTCTACCGCTACTGCGACCACGAGAACGCCGCCTACAAGGATCCTCTCCTGGCCTTCACCGTGCTCCTGCCGCAGGACGCCGTGGATCCCGAGTTCAGCATCAGCCAAGTGGAAGAGATGGCGCACAGCCACCTCCACGACAAGTACCTGACCTCAGATCAGCCGGACACTTTTGACAGAATGGACGTGGACAAGCTGAGTGGGCTGTGGAGCCGCATATCCCACCTCATACTGCCTGTGAATGTGGAGGAGCACATGGAGAAAGGGGGCTGTGACTGGGAGTGA
- the LOC134101909 gene encoding torsin-1A-interacting protein 2-like isoform X11, producing MDSSHSVEGLDAGKDGESTEKESQDHRSSTEVKSTPSDVDSAAEDLRQMESDRAEENKAGEGGDEANTAGADVVALRPDSGDQEGLATEGGKHADTALQNDVLDGKAPNTNEQQTSAGEDGESTEKESQDHRSSTAVKSTPSAAEDLRQTESDRAEENKAGEGGDEANTAGADVAALRPDSGDQEGLATEALHDLTATFLTSLPETVGAETVREDGEETHSVSAGQGAGGDMVVVLDGKAPNTNEQQTSAGEDGESTEKESQDHRSSTAVKSTPSAAEDLRQTESDRAEENKAGEGGDEANTAGANVAALRPDSGDQEGLATEADAEIQSEDASDKTKTKTETPPAEAAPTAGCDTGDTGSRSKKPKEHEGITQTTEVEETEQRAPPTLNNQQSTQHLPVGLAIGAVLLLVFAVFVPCLWPAPEPEKPNLDKVEVFREEMAKVERSFRNQRSELWRRSRIHLQRHLKSAKPSEPVSLILVGGRKAERTLKCLAAHLAKAFSSSLNGSVLQVDGSSLANMDHDQVKLDLDNQLKDAFEGDKPAAVIHRLEELPPSSTLIFYRYCDHENAAYKDPLLAFTVLLPQDAVDPEFSISQVEEMAHSHLHDKYLTSDQPDTFDRMDVDKLSGLWSRISHLILPVNVEEHMEKGGCDWE from the exons ATGGACTCCAGTCACTCTGTTGAAG GCCTGGATGcaggaaaagatggagagagcaccGAAAAGGAATCACAAGATCATCGATCCTCCACGGAAGTGAAATCAACACCATCAG ATGTGGATTCAGCAGCAGAGGACCTGAGACAGATGGAGTCAGACAGAGCTGAAGAAAATaaagcaggagaaggaggagatgaAGCAAACACGGCAGGAGCCGATGTGGTTGCTTTAAGACCAGACTCAGGTGATCAAGAAGGACTTGCAACAGAAGGTGGAAAGCATGCAGACACAGCTTTGCAGAATGATG TCCTGGATGGAAAGGCGCCGAACACCAATGAGCAGCAGACAAGTgctggagaggatggagagagcacCGAAAAGGAATCACAAGATCATCGATCCTCCACGGCAGTGAAATCAACACCATCAG CAGCAGAGgacctgagacagacagagtcagacagagctgaagaaaataaagcaggagaaggaggagatgaAGCAAACACGGCAGGAGCCGATGTGGCTGCTTTAAGACCAGACTCAGGTGATCAAGAAGGACTTGCAACAGAAG CTTTACATGACCTTACAGCCACATTTCTGACTTCTCTACCGGAAACGGTAGGTGCAGAAACTGTGCgtgaagatggagaagagaCCCATTCAGTGTCTGCTGGACAAGGAGCAGGAGGTGACATGGTCGTAG TCCTGGATGGAAAGGCGCCGAACACCAATGAGCAGCAGACAAGTgctggagaggatggagagagcacCGAAAAGGAATCACAAGATCATCGATCCTCCACGGCAGTGAAATCAACACCATCAG CAGCAGAGgacctgagacagacagagtcagacagagctgaagaaaataaagcaggagaaggaggagatgaAGCAAACACGGCAGGAGCCAATGTGGCTGCTTTAAGACCAGACTCAGGTGATCAAGAAGGACTTGCAACAGAAG CAGATGCAGAAATTCAAAGTGAAGATGcatcagacaaaacaaaaaccaaaacagAGACCCCTCCTGCAGAAGCAGCACCAACAGCAGGATGTGACACTG GTGATACCGGATCGAGAAGCAAAAAGCCTAAGGAACACGAAGGAATAACACAGACAACAGAAGTGGAAGAGACCGAACAGAGAGCTCCTCCAACactcaacaatcaacaatcaacacaacact TACCGGTGGGGCTGGCTATAGGAGCAGTGTTACTCCTGGTGTTCGCTGTGTTTGTTCCATGTCTTTGGCCCGCTCCTGAGCCAGAAAAGCCAAACCTGGACAAAGTAGAAGTGTTCCGGGAGGAGATGGCGAAGGTTGAACGGAGCTTCCGCAATCAGCGGTCAGAGCTGTGGAGGCGCAGCCGTATACACCTCCAGCGCCACCTGAAGTCCGCCAAGCCCAGCGAGCCTGTCAGCCTGATCTTGGTGGGGGGCCGAAAGGCAGAAAGGACCCTGAAGTGCCTGGCTGCACATCTGGCTAAAGCCTTCTCCTCGTCCCTCAATGGATCTGTGCTTCAGGTGGACGGTAGCAGTCTGGCCAACATGGACCACGACCAG GTGAAGCTGGACCTGGACAACCAGCTGAAAGACGCCTTTGAGGGCGACAAGCCGGCTGCCGTCATCCACCGTCTGGAAGAGCTGCCGCCGAGCTCCACGCTCATCTTCTACCGCTACTGCGACCACGAGAACGCCGCCTACAAGGATCCTCTCCTGGCCTTCACCGTGCTCCTGCCGCAGGACGCCGTGGATCCCGAGTTCAGCATCAGCCAAGTGGAAGAGATGGCGCACAGCCACCTCCACGACAAGTACCTGACCTCAGATCAGCCGGACACTTTTGACAGAATGGACGTGGACAAGCTGAGTGGGCTGTGGAGCCGCATATCCCACCTCATACTGCCTGTGAATGTGGAGGAGCACATGGAGAAAGGGGGCTGTGACTGGGAGTGA